Below is a genomic region from Polluticoccus soli.
CAAACAACAAGCAAAACCACTTGCGTTTATTGAGAACAAAGGACAAATTGTTGACCAATATGGTAACCACCGCAACGGAATTGATGCTAAAATGGAAGCAAACGGGTTAGTGGTGTTTGTGGGTGGAGGTGCTATTCATTACCAGTGGAGCCGGACCAGCGTGAGTGGGACATCCCCCCGGCCCGGCGCTGGCGTTGCAAATTGGCAGGCCTCCGCCCCCTTCAAAGGGGGGACTGCTTTGGTATCCCCCTCCGCTTCGGCGAAAGGGGGGACTGAACGTCACAGCCCTTTCGATCGTGGTGAGGAAAGTAAAGAACCTGTGACCACGGACATATACCGCATGGATGTGGAGTTGGTGGGTGCTAATACTAAGGCTATTGCTGTATACGGCAAGAAGCAGGGTTATTTTGAGAACTACTACCTGCCGCAGTGCCCCGATGGTGCTACTGCCTATGCCTACAACACGATCACTTATAAAAACGTTTACCCCGGTATAGACTGGGTGCTATATAGCAAAGACAACCAGCTGAAATATGACTTTGTAGTACATGCTGGTGGTGACGCAAAGCAGATAAAACTGCGCTATAACGGAGCTACTGCTTTACGTCTGGCAGACGGTGCGCTGATAGCAGAAACACCTTTTGGTAGTATTACTGAGCAAAAGCCGTTTAGTTATGTCGCGGAAACGAAACAGGAGGTTGCTTCTTCATTTGCGATTGAAGGAAACGAGCTGCGATTTGCTGTTGCACAAACAAACAATACACTTGTGATAGACCCCGTACTAAAATGGGCAACCTACTATGGCGGAAGCAACCAGGATTTGGGGTATGCTGTAGTTAGCGATACTTCGGGCAACGTATATCTTGCCGGCAGCACAATCAGCAGTAACAACATAGCTACAACCGGCGCATTCCTGGCAACCTATACGGGCACTGGCGATGGCCTGCTCGTTAAGTTCAATACCTCAGGGGTGCGGCAATGGGCAACCTACTATGGCGGCTCCGATGGTGATGACCTGCAGTCACTGGCTTATCATCCCAGTGGTTTTATTTACGGTTCGGGACGGACCCTAAGCCCTACGGGCCTTGGAACAACGGGTGCATTCCGAACAACCCAATACAATCTCCGCTCTGATGTATTCCTGGTAAAATTTGATCTTTCCGGTGCCAGGCAATGGGGTACTTACTATGGCGGGGAAGGCTATGATGATTTCGCAGCTGTAGCCTGCGACCCTGCCGGGAATATTTTCCTGGCTGGCGAAACCGGTAGTGACACCAGCATCAGCACACCGGGATGCGCACAACCATTACGCGCGAATGGCAATCCCGCCGCAGCAATCGATCCCGACGGCTTTATTGTAAAGTTTTCGTCAGCCGGCACCAGGTTATGGGCCACTTATTATGGCACCATGCACACCAATCATTTTCATAACGTGGCCTGCGATGCGTTCGGCAACGCTTACGCAGTAGGTGAAGGAATCGGTCACATGCAAACAACGCCCGGTTGTTTTCAACCCAACAGTGCTTCTCCCGGATCTGAAGATGGTGTGTTTGTAAAATACAATGGCAACGGAGCGCTTATCTGGGCAACACACTATGGCGGCACTTCGATTGATGGCATTTCCTCTGTCGCCTGCTACGGGACGAATGTATTTATTGGAGGAGCGACCCTTAGCACAAACATGGCTACTAGCGGCGCTTTTCAAACTTCGTTGCAGGGCGGCACCGATGGTTTCCTGGCGAAATTCGATTCTTCGGGCAGCAGGCTTTGGGGCAGCTATATTGGCGGCAATAACGGCGACCTTGTAACAGCTATCACCATGGGTCCCGGCGGCAGTATTTATGCCGTTGGCAATACAAACTCAACATCGGGCATAGCAACAAGCGGTGCATGGCAAAGCAGCTACGGGGGCCTTAACGACGAGTTCTTCGCCGAGGTCACCTCCGCGGGTGCACTCAGATGGAGCAGCTATTTCGGAGCAGCAGGTTATGATGGCCCGAACGACTACGGGAGAACCAGCATAGCATACGACACCAAAAGCGATGCTATCTACTTTACCGGGCAGACTGCCAGCACCAGCGGCATAGCTACATCAACCGCTCACCAAACTGTGTACGGTGGCAGTACCGATGCTTTACTGGCGAAGTTTGCGCCCGATACCATGGTTTACATCATTCCGCCTTTTACTAATACTCTTTTATGCCCCGACGATACACTGAAGCTGGCATACAAAACGGTTCCGGCTTTTAACAATGGCAATAGCTTTACCGCACAACTTTCGAATGCCAGCGGCAGCTTTGCGACCCCCGCGAACATCGGCAGCAAAAACAGCGGCTTGTCTGATACGATCATTTGCGTAATTCCTGTAAACACACCAACAGGCAGCAACTACAGGCTGCGCATTGTGGCCAGTAGCCCTGCATATATTTCAGACGACAATGGTCTCAATATACAGATCACCAATATTACCGACACCGCAGGCAGCAACACGCCTGTATGTGCCGGCAGCCCGCTGAATCTTACTGCATCAGGAACGGCAGGCACAAGTTACAGTTGGTCGGGTCCGGTATCTTTTACATCTACCGCACAAAACCCCGTTATCAGCAACCCGACCACCGGGCATTCAGGCAATTATGTTGTAACCATTTCACGAGGAGGTTGCACGAGAAAAGACACCACGAGTGTCACGGTCAAGCCAACACCAGCTACACCTACAGCGGCTAGCAACTCTCCGGTGTGTGCGGGCGGCGCACTCAACCTGACTGCAACCACCAACCTGGCCGGTGCCAGTTTCAAATGGACAGGTCCTAACAGTTTTAACAGCACAATGCAGAATCCCACCATTGCCCCTGCAGCTATGAGCAATGCAGGTGTTTACGATGTACAGGCCGAGTTGAATGGATGCGTTTCGGGTGCGGGCTATACGACGGTGGTAGTAAATACCGTGTCATCGCTGGCTATTTATCCCAGCCCCAACGACACGATATGTATTGGCAGCAATGTGACCTTTGTTACAGTGCCGCTGAATGCAGGCACAAGTCCGCAATACCAATGGTATAAAAACGGAGTGCTGATACCAGGAGCTACGGCTATTACTTACACTACTCCCAACATCACCAACGGCGACAGTATATATTGCGTAATGACCGTAACAGGTGTGTGCAGTGCACCATTGTCGATAGCAAGCACTAAAATAGGCGTGACTGTGCTGCCACTGGCACCTGGTCCAACAGTATCTATCACTGCCGATCCGGGGTTGTTGCTGAGTCCGTGGCAGTTGGTAAGATTTAATACCACAGTCACCGATGCAGGCCCGCTGCCTAAATACCAATGGAAACGCAACGGGCTGGATGTAATAGGCGCCACCGGCGATAACTGGAGTGCCAACAACCTGTCGAACGGAGATACGATAAGCTGTGTTGTGACGAGCAGTGTGTGGTGCGCTACTCCTGCAAGTACTGTCAGCAATAAGATGGTGGTGAATATCAAGACAGGTGTCGAGGATGTTGCAACAACAGGCGGCTTGAAGCTGTATCCTAACCCGAACAGCGGATCGTTTGTTGTTTACCTGCCGCTCACAAAAGGACAGGTGAGCATTGATGTTGTCAATGCTGTGGGACAAACCGTGTACGCTGATCCCAAAGCCGCTCTTACCAATCATCAATTAGAAATAACTTTGCCGGCATCGGTGGCCAATGGCGTGTATATGTTGAAGCTGCAGCATGAGACCGGCATCGAGACAATAAGGTTTACGGTAGCACGTTAAACTTTTATAAACAGACAATATGGACAAGCCTTATAAAAGACTGCTCTGGTTATCTATTATCACTACAGTGATACTGTTTTTGATAGACGAGGATGAATGGGATCTCAGCTATCAATCGATAATCGGTTATGTCGTAGTGGGCATATTGTATTTCATCAGCATCTTCTTTCTTTCGTCGGCTATGTATTGGGTAGTGGCGAAGGTGGGAGGGATAATAAAGATCAGATGGAAGAGGACAAATGGTTAATAGTAAGATCATTTGGGTGGCTACTGGCATTTATATTAATAGTCATCATCATTTACTTTTGCACTCAGGTTTGGAACTTTATTGATGCATTTAACGGGATGCATGATTGATTCCAGGTGGAAACACCTGACAACACAAAAAAGGGAGGGATGATAAGGAGGTCATGAATATATTTAAACACCTGGCTATTGTTTTGCTACCTGCGCTTGCCGTGACAACATGGTTGTATACCTACAAGCCGCGGCACTACGCAACTGATAAACTGATAGCTGTTTTCGGTGTTAATCTTTGTATTTGGCTGGCGATATTTGGCGTTTTGTATACAGTGGCGTTTTGCTTGGTGAAGTTGGCAAGAAGGTATTTGTTTAAATAGTATTATCTGTCCTGCGCGAGTGGACATCCCCCTCCGCCCCCTTCTAAAAGGGGGGACTTAATGTGTCAGGTGGAAACACCTGACAGCACAAAAATTAATCAGACTAATGGACCATGGAACCCAGTATTTATTAGGACTCGTAGTAGCAATAGCAACAATAGTATTAGGCATACTAGCAATTATACTTGTTTCGTCGGGAACTGGGAAAGGCCGACGTAATTGATCCTGGTGCCAGGCGGAAAAAAGTGAGCGTACAAAAAGGAATTAAATCAACTCCCCTCCTTAGCTAAGGAGGGGATGTTTGCAGAAAGTCCGCAAGGACTTGTTGCAAACGGGGGTGGTTGGGTGTGGGATGTAAGGGCTTGCGTAACATCTTTCAGTTGCAATAGCGTTCCTCAGCTTTTCAACCACCCCGACCGACAACGGGCTTGCGCCCTCTGCCGGTCGCCCCTCCTTAGCTAAGGAGGGGAGTTCTCTAGATAATAAAACGCCGGGCAGAAGCCCGGCGTTCTGTCTAATATCGACCTACCCTCTAACCTAATGTTTATATATCGGGAACAGGAAGCTGAGTGCTGTTGTTACCGTGTCTTTTTGATTGAATACTACTTTGGCGGCACTGTGGCAGCCTATGCAGCTTGATGTTGACTGGATGTATGTTTCCAGCGTGGTGTTGGCGAGGTAGATGGGTGCAGGCTTGGTGCTTGACAAACCTTCGCCTCGCTCCCATTGGGTACCTACCAGTTTGTAGTTGGCCCACACGGTGCCTTGCAGTTTGGCGCGCCACCAGTTGTTGAGCACGTCTGTCCATTTGTAAATAGCGTTCTCGCGCACTACCTGTGTGCCGTAACCTTTCATGCTGTCGGTATAGTGGCTGGCGTATGGTGGCGTGGGGCTCCAGAGGTATTGCTTATTGTCGCCGGGCTGGAATGGCGGCGGTGTGTTAACAGGACAATCCTTGCAGTCCTTGTTGTAGTACGACCAGCGGGTGCCGTTGGTGCGCTCGCCTTCTTCGGGTGCATTGTCTACGTGCTCAAAGGTAGTCCATATAAGGAAGCCACTCATCTTGGGTGTGTTGCGGATGATGTGCATACCTACCAGGCCTACCGTGACACCGGGCACGATCAACGTCTTCTTGTTGGTAGTGTGTGCCGCATCAATGTAGATAGTGGCCTTGCGACAATAGAACCTGCTGGTATCGTCGCCCTTTGCAGGATCGAGTATGCGCCATGATGTTTTGACCTCGATGGTGCCGGGGTTTTGTTTGGCCGAGTCGCTTTCAGGTAATTCAAGCGCAGCATTGCCGGCGCGACCCTGCGATGCGTATTTGTAAATACCAGCCGCAGTATTCAGTTTGTTGTTGCGGATGAAGGTATCTTCTACGTTGTTTACCTTGATCTCGTACAGCGTGAAATTGAGGTTGCGGTCTACGAGTGGTTTGCCATCAGCCTCTACAAATTCATCGGGGCGAGGCACGGTAAGACCAAGGTCGTGCGGAGACTTAGAATCCATGTACAGGAATTTCTGGCCATTGCTTTCAGCAGCATCCATGTGCAGTTTCAGCTCGCCGCCCAGCAGCCCGTTGCTGAATGCTTTTGACGGATCAATGTAATACTCCCACACGCGTTTGTTGCCGGGGTTGGCGCTGATAGAATTGCCTGTTGGATTGCCACTGGCATCAGCAGGCCAGTTGAGGGCGATGAAGGTTTGCCAGGAGAATGCATCGAACGGTGGTTGGAACTGGGAGTCGAGCACGCTCTGGTAACCGAAGCCAAAGTTCTCTGCTACGTCGTAAGGCAGCAGTGTACAAAGATTGGTGTCGCCGTTGCTGCAAAAAGAGTTGTATGGTTTGAACTCTTTGCCATCTCCTTTCTCGCCGGTCTTCACAGCCTGGTTGCAGGCGTATGCGCCGGTTATTACCAGCGCAATGAACAGTAGTTTTTTCATAGGTGTGTGTTGGTGGTGATTTAGCGGCGAAGCTAGAGTATGGTGATACCTATGTCAAGGGTGTTTTAACCCATTTTCAGCCGCTGAATGTACAATGGTTGTTGTACGATTGTGGGGTATGGAGGGGGTTGTGGGATCACGAGAACTCCCCTCCTTAGTTAAGGAGGGGGATGTTTGCAGAGAGCCTGGAGGGCTCGTTGCAAACTGGGGTGGTTGGATACGTTATGAGGGCTTGCGCAACACTTTTCAGCCTGAGTAACATTCCTCAGCTTTTCAACCACCCCGACCGGCAACGGGCTTGCGCCCTCTGCCGGTCTCCCCTCCTCATCTGAGGAGGGGAGTTTGGTTGGTATAAAAACAAAAGCCCCCGCGTTATGCGGGGGCTTTTTATGTTAGTTAAGTCCAATCGTACTACTCGAGGCGGAACATCACAGGCAGTGTGTAGTACACTTTAACGGGACGACCGTTTTGTTTACCTGGTTTCCAGTTAGGCATGCCTTTTACTACACGTACGGCTTCGTCTTCAAGACCGCCGCCAAGGCGTTTGCTACCTACTACTCTTACGTCGCCAATGCTACCGTCTTCACTTACTACGAACTGTACGTTAACACGGCCATCGATACCAGCCTCGCGGGCTGCATCAGGGTACCTGATGTTCTTAGCCATGTAAGCGCTTACGTCGTACGGAGCTTCGGGCATCTGCTCAACGTATTTGAAGATCTCCGGCGGAGGCGGAGCAGCTACCACACCCGTTCCCGGTTCTGTGATACCCGGATCAAGTGCGTTAGGATCACCTTCCTGCGTCTTGATACCTGCCGATTTATCTTCGAGTTCTTTTACTTCTGGTGGTTTCTCCTCTTCACGTACCTCTTCGTCTTTCTTAATTACAGGAGGCGTGAATTTTACCGTCGGCTTCACCGGTGGTGGTGGTGGCGGCGGCGGTGGTGGTGGTTGTTTCTTCTCGTCTATTGGTGGTGGTTCGGCCAGGGTAACCTCCTTCATGATGGCTACCGGCTTTTTCTCCCTGCCTTTGATAGCTTTGGCAACCATTGAGCCGCCCACTATCAAAGCTGTAACACCAACCACGATAATACCTGCATTACGCATGCGCTGAGGATATTTCTTGCGCAGATCGTATCCTCCGTAGGCCTTGTTACGGCCCTCGAACAGGATATCGAGGTAATCGCTTTTCAGTATTTTATTAATATCCATAAATTCTTTTTCGTTTGCCCGTTAGCTATTAGATGCTGCCGGGATAATTTTCCATAAAAGTTTACGGTGTTGCCGGTGCAGCTCCACCCGCGTTTGCCTGTTCAGTGAGCGAGATAAATTCTTTATCTACCGGAGAGATATCCAACAGTGCATATACACGCACGTCGTTGATGTTCATCTCATCCAGCATGTTCACCATGTCCTCGTAGGTGCTGGTCTCGTCAGGCTTGATCAGCACTGTAAGCTGGTCTTTGCCTGTGAGCTGGCCTGCACGCTTCATATCTTCTATGGTTTTCTTTTTGTTGATGAGCACATCGCGGATTCCGTCTTTGGCGCGGAAGTAAGTCACTTCCAGCTTAGGCGGGTTTTGAGGATCGTCGCCAATACCCTCGTAGTAATATACACGGTGGTCTTTGCTGAGCAGCACAGTCAACGCTACGCTGTTCTTGATCTTGGTTTGTTCCTCTTCCTTTATGTTCTCATCCTTGTACGGCATATTGATCTGCATCGTCTTCGGTTTCGACATGGTAGTCGTATACATGAAGAACGTGATCAGCAGAAAGCCTAAGTCCACCATCGGTGTCAGGTCAATACGCGTAGAAAGTTTCTTTCCTTTCTTGACCCCGGGGCCTTTCTTATGTCCTCCACTACTGGAGGTATCCATTTCAGCCATGGAACTTTCTTTTTGTTATTGAGTTAATTAAATTATTTCTTTTCGATCAGGAACTACTGCTGTGGTGCTCCGCCGTGTTTCATATCGTAGGCGGCAGTACCTGCAGGTGGTTCTTTCATGCTGGTCAGCAGGTTGAACTTAAAGATCTTCCAGCCTTGCAGCGTGCTGATGATTTTCTTGATCTCCGGATAACCGGCAGCACCGTCTGCTTTGATCACGATACGCAACTTAGGGTTAGTGTACCTTGCCTCTTTCACCCACTGTGCAAGCTCGTTTTGCTCGTTCAGTACAGATGTATCGGCCGGGATACCCTTTGTTGTTTTATCGTATTCTTTTTGTTGCTCAGGTTCAGCAGCCAGGTAAGACTTTAATTGAGTGAAAGGAGTACCAACAGAAGCACCGATAGCAAATTTGTTCTTCTCTTCGTCGGTGAGGCCAAGGCCTTTTTGCTCGTCTATTTTCTCAATAAGTTCCTTACGCATGTTCTTATTATCGATAGAGAAGAAGATACGTCCGGCAGGATCAACGGTTATCAGCATGATGTCGTTGTCCGGGATGGGTATCTCCGATATCGACGCCGGGGTCTTCACCATTACTGGCTCGTCCGGTTTGAACTTTGTTGCCAGCATGAAGAACGTAAGCAGCAGGAAGGCTACGTCGCACATCGCCGTCATATCGACGGTGGTGCTTTTTCGTGGCATTGTTACTTTAGGCATCTATTATTTTTTTTCTTCGGCTGTTTATTTAGTAATCAGATCCAAAACTTCTCAGTTTCCACAAACCCTACTTCACATTTTGAGTTTTTTAACTATTACTTGTAGTTAGCCGCGAAGCTTTGAGTTAAAGTAAAGCCGCTTTCGTCGATGCTGTAAGTGATACCGTCGATGATAGTAGTAAAGAAGTTGTACGATACGATAGCCAGGAATGAAGTACCGATACCGAGGGCTGTGTTGATCAGGGCCTCAGAGATACCAGCAGCCAGGGCAGCAGCGTCAGGAGAACCTGCAGTTGCCATCGCAGCGAATGAACGGATCATACCAAGTACGGTACCGAACAGACCAAGAAGGGTAGCTACTGAAGCGATAGTAGAAAGGAACACCAGGTTCTTTTCCAGCATTGGCAGTTCCAGTGCTGTAGCTTCTTCGATCTCTTTCTGGATGCTCAGTACTTTTTGATCTGTATCAATTTCGTGGTTGTTGATCATGTCGCGGTATTTAACCAGGCCGGCACGCATTACGTTACCTACTGAACCTGCTTGCTTGTCGCACTCAGCCAGGGCAGCGTCGATATTTTTATTAGCCAGGTGGTATTGCACTTTACGTACAAATTCAGCACCGTTTACTTTACCTTTTGCTTTGATGATAGTCAGTGCACGCTCAACGATGAACGCGATCAGTGTAAGTGCAGTACCCATCAGAACCGGTACAACCCAGCCACCAAGGTACATAGTACCCATACCGTTTGCAGGAACGTGCTTCTCAGCATCTTTAAAGTTTGCTGCGCTGCCCATTACTACGTGAAATACAATTTCAGCCACACCTATACAGGCCAAAACGATGATCAGGTTGATCATAAAATTGCTAGCATTTTTAGGTTTACCTGCCTGGTGAGTTTTTGCGGCTGTTTTTACGTCTGCCATAATTGAATTTTTATTTGTTTTTTACTGTTTGTTTATGTTATTTATTAATACACTATATGATGAGGCTGCAAAGATATAAGGACGCTAGAATAAAACAACTCGGCTAGATAAGTTTTATTGTAAACTTAATAGTCATTTACATTGCCGTGACTTTAGCTAAAATGTTGTGCATGTTTGAATTAGGAGATCCCTTCTTTTGACGGGATGCCGAAATTATGTTTTTTTCGAATTGCTGTAGCTAGTTAGAAATATTTTAACAATTGGCTAAACAGGTGGATTTGACCTGCCTGTGCAAGTTTATTGCACTGTTTCCGCTGCTGTTGCGCGAATTTGCCAATTCCTGCCGTAATTTTGCCGCCCCGAAATTGCCTGAACAGGCAAACGAAACGAAAAATAGACGATATGAACTTCAACCCCTGGCATTCCGTTAGTTACGGAGAGAATACCCCCGATGTAGTAACTGCTGTTATTGAAATACCTCGTAACTCGAGGGCGAAATATGAGCTGGATAAAGAAACCGGTATGCTGAAGCTGGACCGTGTACTGTACTCTTCAGTATATTATCCTGCCAACTACGGCTTCATCCCTCAAACTTATTGCGACGATAAAGATCCGCTGGATATACTGGTGATATCACAAATAGACATGCAGCCAATGTGCCTGGTAGAAGCCAAGATCATAGGCGTGATGCGCATGCTGGACCAGGGCGAGGCTGATGATAAACTGATAGCTGTTTGCGCCAACGACATGAGTGTTGCCCACATCAACGACATCAGCGAGCTGCCTACTTACTTCATCGAAGAGCTGCGCCACTTCTTTGAAGAATACAAGAAACTGGAGAACAAAGTGGTGAAGATCGAAGATTTCCAGGGTGCACGCCTGGCTAAGAAGATCCTCCAGCACAGCATCAACGACTACCAGGCCAAATTTGGCAAAGTAGCGGAACTGCAACACAGCGAATCGAACTAACACTAAATAGAAAAAGCCACCTACACGGTGGCTTTATTTTTTGGTTAGGATTAAGAATTGGCTCTATTCTTTAATGTCGGCGGAGCGAATAGTTGCATTGCTTTAACTTGCGCTCGTCTTAATAAACATAAACCGTGAAGGAAATGAGTATAATAACGATAGTGACATTGCTGCTTATTGGACTAGCCGCAGGTATGCTCAGCAGCCTCGTGGGTATTGGCGGCGGGCTTGTGATCGTTCCGTCGATGGTATTGCTGCTTGGGCTCAACCAGAAGATGGCGCAGGGCACATCGCTGGCATTGCTCATGCTTCCCTTAGGAATATTGGCAGTGATGGTGTACCACAAAGCCGGCAATGTGAAATGGTCTTATGCCCTGATAATGGCAGTTACTTTCGTGATTGGCAGCTATTTCGGTGCAAAACTGGTGCAGGACATGAACACCATAACCGTGAAAAGGATCTTCGCCGTGTTTATGATAATTATTGGCATCAAGTACCTGTTTTTCGATAAACCTTCCACTCCACCCACCAACAAGCTTCCTGTTGAGCACAGGGAAGCTGGCCAAAAATGATAAGTAGTATGCAAGTATGACGCTTGCGTCTGGCCTGTTCGCTGGTAGCAGGGGCTAAATTGCATCGACACCACAGCCGATGCTGATTGGTGCCCTTTCACCATGCTTACCAAAAGATCTAAGGAATTAAGATCGATCCAACTATTGCGCGGACTGGCGGCCAGCTGGGTAGTGCTGCACCATTGCAATTTCTATTTCGGACTTAAGAAAGGCAGCTTCCTCTGGCTGCTTGGCGACTATGGCCATATGGGGGTCAACATGTTCTTCATCATTTCAGGTTTTATCATACCGTTCTCCATGTCGAAATACAACTACCAGTACGGCGACTTTAAAGAGTTTATGATGAAGCGGATAACGCGGATAGAGCCTCCTTACATACTTTCGATTGTGCTGGCATTGCTGCTGCTTTTCGTCAATTCGTTATCACCATGGTCGGGCGGACAGCCGTTTACCATCAACTGGCCAAACACACTGGGCCACCTGGCTTACCTAAATGCTTTTACTGGTAATCCATGGCTCAATGCTGCTTACTGGACGCTTGCCATTGAGTTTGAATTCTATATCCTAATGTCGCTCATTTTTCCGCTGCTGGTATCGGCAAAACGGCGCACGATGTGGCTGACGGCGCTATTGGTCATCGCCAGCGCGTTGCTGCCGGTATCGCGGGCTCACATATTCCAGCACATGCCGTTCTTTGGCCTGGGCATCAGCCTGTTCTTATTTACTACGGGCAAGACAAACCTCCTGGCCACGTTGTTATTGATGCTTCTCAATGGCCTGATCATCGGCTATGCTTTCGATCCTGAATACCTGGTATTGGCTGTCGTAACACTGGCGGCCATACAGTTCATAGGCAAAGTGCCCCGGCCACTGCTGTTCATCGGCACTATCTCCTACTCCATGTACCTGATACACAACCTGATCGTAGGCAGGTTTTTCGGTCTGGCCAACAGGTTTTTTCCCGGGATGGACCCGGTGATAACCAATTTACTGTGCATAGCCTGTATTTTTGCATGCTCCTCGCTGTTTTACCTGCTGGTTGAAAAACCGTTTCAAAAACGGAGTAAGAAGATCGGCGACAGCAGTCCTTTACCTGCCCCACCTCAACTGGTGCCGGTAACGGGACAATAGACGAGCCCCGTTGCACTGGAATGAGAAAGAACGATACTAAGAAGCAATACTTTACCAGCAGACTGGTAGACTGGCATCATACGGCCAACGACCGCTCGCTGCCGTGGAAGCAGGAGAAAGACCCATATAAGATCTGGCTCTCTGAGATCATACTGCAACAAACAAGGGCGCAACAGGGACTGCCTTACTACCTGAAATTCACCGAAGCTTATCCCACTGTAAAAGCGCTTGCCAAAGCAAAAGACGAAGATGCCTTCCGCCTGTGGCAGGGGCTGGGTTATTATAACCGCTGCAAGAACATGCTGGCTACTGCACGCATTATTGCCGGTGAGCTGAAAGGCAAGTTTCCCGGTACATATGAAGGGCTGCTGCAACTCAAAGGCATAGGCCCCTATACCGCGGCAGCTATTGCATCCTTCGCCTTTGGTGGACCTAACGCTGTGGTGGATGGCAATGTGTACCGTGTACTGTCGCGCTACTTTGCCGTAGACACAGCTATTGATAGTACAGAAGGCAAAAAGGAATTTGCTACGTTGGCGCAAGAGTTGCTGTACGAACAAGACAGCGCAGCTTACAACCAGGCCATTATGGACCTGGGCGCTACCGTGTGCACACCGGCCAACCCAAAATGCAGCG
It encodes:
- a CDS encoding ExbD/TolR family protein, translated to MAEMDTSSSGGHKKGPGVKKGKKLSTRIDLTPMVDLGFLLITFFMYTTTMSKPKTMQINMPYKDENIKEEEQTKIKNSVALTVLLSKDHRVYYYEGIGDDPQNPPKLEVTYFRAKDGIRDVLINKKKTIEDMKRAGQLTGKDQLTVLIKPDETSTYEDMVNMLDEMNINDVRVYALLDISPVDKEFISLTEQANAGGAAPATP
- a CDS encoding MotA/TolQ/ExbB proton channel family protein — protein: MADVKTAAKTHQAGKPKNASNFMINLIIVLACIGVAEIVFHVVMGSAANFKDAEKHVPANGMGTMYLGGWVVPVLMGTALTLIAFIVERALTIIKAKGKVNGAEFVRKVQYHLANKNIDAALAECDKQAGSVGNVMRAGLVKYRDMINNHEIDTDQKVLSIQKEIEEATALELPMLEKNLVFLSTIASVATLLGLFGTVLGMIRSFAAMATAGSPDAAALAAGISEALINTALGIGTSFLAIVSYNFFTTIIDGITYSIDESGFTLTQSFAANYK
- a CDS encoding inorganic diphosphatase, whose product is MNFNPWHSVSYGENTPDVVTAVIEIPRNSRAKYELDKETGMLKLDRVLYSSVYYPANYGFIPQTYCDDKDPLDILVISQIDMQPMCLVEAKIIGVMRMLDQGEADDKLIAVCANDMSVAHINDISELPTYFIEELRHFFEEYKKLENKVVKIEDFQGARLAKKILQHSINDYQAKFGKVAELQHSESN
- a CDS encoding ExbD/TolR family protein, whose amino-acid sequence is MPKVTMPRKSTTVDMTAMCDVAFLLLTFFMLATKFKPDEPVMVKTPASISEIPIPDNDIMLITVDPAGRIFFSIDNKNMRKELIEKIDEQKGLGLTDEEKNKFAIGASVGTPFTQLKSYLAAEPEQQKEYDKTTKGIPADTSVLNEQNELAQWVKEARYTNPKLRIVIKADGAAGYPEIKKIISTLQGWKIFKFNLLTSMKEPPAGTAAYDMKHGGAPQQ
- a CDS encoding energy transducer TonB, which codes for MDINKILKSDYLDILFEGRNKAYGGYDLRKKYPQRMRNAGIIVVGVTALIVGGSMVAKAIKGREKKPVAIMKEVTLAEPPPIDEKKQPPPPPPPPPPPVKPTVKFTPPVIKKDEEVREEEKPPEVKELEDKSAGIKTQEGDPNALDPGITEPGTGVVAAPPPPEIFKYVEQMPEAPYDVSAYMAKNIRYPDAAREAGIDGRVNVQFVVSEDGSIGDVRVVGSKRLGGGLEDEAVRVVKGMPNWKPGKQNGRPVKVYYTLPVMFRLE
- a CDS encoding T9SS type A sorting domain-containing protein gives rise to the protein MITRYLPILLLLPFFAAGREPGLAETAKQQAKPLAFIENKGQIVDQYGNHRNGIDAKMEANGLVVFVGGGAIHYQWSRTSVSGTSPRPGAGVANWQASAPFKGGTALVSPSASAKGGTERHSPFDRGEESKEPVTTDIYRMDVELVGANTKAIAVYGKKQGYFENYYLPQCPDGATAYAYNTITYKNVYPGIDWVLYSKDNQLKYDFVVHAGGDAKQIKLRYNGATALRLADGALIAETPFGSITEQKPFSYVAETKQEVASSFAIEGNELRFAVAQTNNTLVIDPVLKWATYYGGSNQDLGYAVVSDTSGNVYLAGSTISSNNIATTGAFLATYTGTGDGLLVKFNTSGVRQWATYYGGSDGDDLQSLAYHPSGFIYGSGRTLSPTGLGTTGAFRTTQYNLRSDVFLVKFDLSGARQWGTYYGGEGYDDFAAVACDPAGNIFLAGETGSDTSISTPGCAQPLRANGNPAAAIDPDGFIVKFSSAGTRLWATYYGTMHTNHFHNVACDAFGNAYAVGEGIGHMQTTPGCFQPNSASPGSEDGVFVKYNGNGALIWATHYGGTSIDGISSVACYGTNVFIGGATLSTNMATSGAFQTSLQGGTDGFLAKFDSSGSRLWGSYIGGNNGDLVTAITMGPGGSIYAVGNTNSTSGIATSGAWQSSYGGLNDEFFAEVTSAGALRWSSYFGAAGYDGPNDYGRTSIAYDTKSDAIYFTGQTASTSGIATSTAHQTVYGGSTDALLAKFAPDTMVYIIPPFTNTLLCPDDTLKLAYKTVPAFNNGNSFTAQLSNASGSFATPANIGSKNSGLSDTIICVIPVNTPTGSNYRLRIVASSPAYISDDNGLNIQITNITDTAGSNTPVCAGSPLNLTASGTAGTSYSWSGPVSFTSTAQNPVISNPTTGHSGNYVVTISRGGCTRKDTTSVTVKPTPATPTAASNSPVCAGGALNLTATTNLAGASFKWTGPNSFNSTMQNPTIAPAAMSNAGVYDVQAELNGCVSGAGYTTVVVNTVSSLAIYPSPNDTICIGSNVTFVTVPLNAGTSPQYQWYKNGVLIPGATAITYTTPNITNGDSIYCVMTVTGVCSAPLSIASTKIGVTVLPLAPGPTVSITADPGLLLSPWQLVRFNTTVTDAGPLPKYQWKRNGLDVIGATGDNWSANNLSNGDTISCVVTSSVWCATPASTVSNKMVVNIKTGVEDVATTGGLKLYPNPNSGSFVVYLPLTKGQVSIDVVNAVGQTVYADPKAALTNHQLEITLPASVANGVYMLKLQHETGIETIRFTVAR
- a CDS encoding sulfite exporter TauE/SafE family protein, producing the protein MSIITIVTLLLIGLAAGMLSSLVGIGGGLVIVPSMVLLLGLNQKMAQGTSLALLMLPLGILAVMVYHKAGNVKWSYALIMAVTFVIGSYFGAKLVQDMNTITVKRIFAVFMIIIGIKYLFFDKPSTPPTNKLPVEHREAGQK